The genomic interval GAAAATGCCTAGATAATAGGCCCACGGAAAGCAAAGCGATGTTCAGGATCGCTTAGGATCAGCGTGCGCAAGTTAAGTGTTCTCACTCTAGTGTATGTTAAATTATGTCTGATGGCTATTATAGTGACCACAGGCATGTTCAGCTGTGGAAACTAGGCTCCTGGattaagaaaattcatttttatggCTGAATTGCATTGTTATAGCCCCTTGATTTAGAAGAAGTTTTCAATTTCATAACTCAAAGGGGAGAAATTATGCTATGTGTTCTCTTCTAACTGTTCTCTCCACTAGTATAGCTAGCTCACTTGTTACAGCAGAGTAAGACTAAGCCTTAGACTTCACCAGTCCCATGCTGTGTTGACGGATCATGAAGTTTTCAAAAAGATTAAGGGTAAATCCAGTTGAAAAGATTAGCATTCAATGAATGTGGTGACATTCCTCTGTGTACCTTGTTATGTAATCTAGTGTTACATATGTCAAAACTACTGTCGTATATACACTTTATTTATATTCTAAGTtattttgttgattaaaaaaaggctTCTTAAAATGCTATAAGCCTGTCCTTTCCCTGCTCCCCCAAATAAAGAATTCATATGTATATGACATTCCAAGTAACGGTTTGTAGTTCTGTTTTGGTAATACTTTACTTTATTTAGTTGTGTATGATGCTGATGCCTGTTCCTTCTAGCACGCTGCAATAGTTAATCCAAGAGCAGATTTGTAGTAAAGTTGTGCTATCCATTCTTCCAAAAAGTTTCACAAATGAAGGTTAATTTGAGAAGCAtaccaaaataaaatgcaaggtcACACATAATACCATGGTCTTGCAAAAGAATGACAAAAGGCTAAGTGGAGAAAGTGGCTACCACCTAAACACATGTAGTTTTTTCCAATGGAAATCCTAACAAAGTAgagcagaaatgttttaaaaaaaaaaaaaaaaaaaggatgaaatcaaCTTAATGTGTTGCAGCTGCAGCCTTCAGACTTAAGAGATTAAGTGGTAATTTGGGCTCTTCTCTAGGAACAACTTTTTCACTGGGTAGCAGCTGCCAATTACTCTtgattggggtggggggtgggggaaaccTGGAtcactgctgaggagcagcttttTAAGCCTGGCAATAAAAGAGTTGAGGTGGCCATTTGCATTTGACTAACACAAGGTGCACTGTTCTTCTGTgaattggtattttttttttcttgttcttatttttccCATGGTAACTTTAAGCAGTGAGTTAAAAGCAGAATAGAGGACAAAAATCAAAGACATTATGCCAATGTATAAATCTATGGCTTCACCTGCCTCTTTCATCTCAAGGATACAACAGACCTAAGAGAAGGTCCCAGTAAAGGCAAAGAAGATGATGGAAGGTAAGAGGAATAACTGATTAAGCTAGGACTCTGCCTCTCTTCTAGACTAAAAGACACACGTGTGAAACATTACAGAAGTCTGTTAAAACATGAGTTGTACTGAAAGCCTGGATGGAGATAGGCTGTTCACCATCTTGCCTAATAGAAGAACTAGGAGTTAATGTGTGAAGCTAGAAAGAAGCTTGAGAAAACAAAAGCTGTGCTTCTTAACGTGGTGGGAATTTGATCTGTGGAACTCCTCTGCCAGAAAATGTGGGTGTCAGAAGTTTATTTATATGCAGAAGTTTACAGATGAGAAAGCCATTCAAAGTTGTATAGACAGAAACTACATCTGACTCTGGAAGTTCCCTAAACAGAAAATACCTAGAGGCTGGAAGAGATATTAGGGGAAGAATAATCTATGCTTATCTTGTGCTCATATTTTCCTGGGTATCTGTTTATGGAGCAGGATTCTGGATGAGCTGGACCTTGGTCTGTCCCAGTGCAGCCATTCTTAGGCATATTAATAATCACATTGCTCCTGGATGGATGAGTTCCACATTTGGCTGCTGTTAAGTTGTCAACAAGGATAAAAGAGTTTGAGAATCAAGTATTTCATTTAGTCCACCGAGACTGACTGAACAGGAAGCTGCTTTTTAGTAGTGGATGCAATTTGGGCTATAGACAGATGCAAAATACTGATTATAATTGAAATACAAGCAATGCCTGGAAATCTGTCTGATTTTAACAGTGATTAAAAGGATAAAGTGCACGCTTCATTTAAAATGGAACACAAAACTTGAGTGTTCaaccaaaataaaatcagtaatATTGTCTACCTAACTTCACATTACAGTTTCTCATTCGGTGCCTAACAGCAGTACCTGGTTGCCCAGTTACAGGTAGGAGATGCAAATTTGGTCAACAAAGTCTGTTGAAAGTTGAGTTTCAGTCAGAGGCCCACAAGTAACTTCAAAAAACATTGCACTGCTCTACAGCTCAAGCCAAAGGAAAATATATCTGATTGGGAATAAGTGctattagaaacaaacaaaaaaaccaggaTAACGATTAGGATTGCAGATTGGACCCATTCTCTGACCTGAgctgctggggttttttgttgctttaagCTTGTATTTTAACACTTTGGAAGGCAAGGAAAGGAGAAATACTGAGGATGGGAGCAGAGCTGGTACAGTTTCAACTGTCATAGCTGTAGAGCCTGAGGAACAGAACTCTCAAAAGCTATCCACAACCACAAGTGGTAATAAGAATTTTGATCTAAAGGAAGCTACAAAGTCAGCTTCAGGACCCAAATCGAATCTAACAGAAGTGCAAAGAAAGATGATGTATAAGACTAACCCTACAGAGGACAGAGTCATTGTGGAATAAAAAGCCTTTTATtagatttttacaaaataaattgtaTAAAAAAAATTCACCTCATATCAGATGTATGCAATATATAAAGTTACACATTCCTACCCACTGCCTCACACATTCACGGTTTGGCCCTTACTTCctccaaggagaaagagctcctggATTTCTAAGTCAAAACCCAGGTGAAGGCTCacctatgttttttctttttctgctgacttcaATCCTAAAAAGCAGATGGTGTGATGACAGTAGATTAATAGAGGTTATGGATTTCTGCTACAGCCTTACTAGCAGCAAAGTCTCTTCAAGAAGTTTGTCTCCCCAGTTATCCTGGTTCCACTTTGAGGaggtattttgcttttctcttcttaaagcCACAATGATTTTGTTGTTATGGTTCAAGGAGTGGCCCTGCTAAATCAGCACAACTGAGGGGCAAATAATCTCCAGCAGAGTGAGGGCTGAGGAACTTTACACTATTCAGGAAATTGTAACTGGGAACTGCGTTCTCTCTTCTATTTAGAATATCAACAGTTCTCATTTCTTTCGCCAAAGGTGTTCCACTTAAAGCTAGTGTCATGCTGAGGCAGTTCAGAGACCATAGAAAAACCCCCACAGAACCAGAACAGTTTTATTATAGTGCTTAGACAAGTCATTATCATGTATCATCAAAAATTGTTCTCATGACAAAAATTTAGATTTAGCTTATCAATGTGATCAATTGCATCTTAGTAAACAATACAATTGCAGACAGTTACTTCCCattaagaaatactgtaaaatatatacaaatgtTGTTTCAGGCAAATGTCCTTTTTGCAAGTATGCAAGTGGCATTTCTGAACAAGTGCATTTTTGAACTTTCATACTGAGTCCTATCAAGTGTGCACAGAGCTCTCAGTGTTTTGTGAAAACTATCTTAATCATAGTTTACTCACTTTTCAAAGACCCTTTTCTGAAGAAGTCACAAGGGTACAAGATTTATATACATAAAGGCACAGCAATTCTGTTCAAACTAGCTATGTTACAGTACAATGAAGTTCAGTCAGTGCCTTTCATGCAACAAAATTCACTAACAAACTTGAATCCTCTTCCAGTAAATTAATTGCACAAGGACTGTATCCTCGCCATTCAGTAAAATGAACAATTAGCTATTACTTAATCAACTCAAATATACTACAGAAACGTGAAAGAAAGAAGtatgtaaaatgctttttctttttacctaaATTTATTAGACCTTCAAGGCTATTTctcctcaaaataaaatatttttcaacagaaagcaaaagtaaaGTTTAATTTGTGCTAAGGTGACAGACTAAACTTTTCTACAGTGTTTTcataaaaatgatatattttatataggTGCTGTCCTAGGCGACATCAccaccagctgcagagcagccaaTTCTAAAGATCTATAAGGAACCGAGATTAGAAGAAGACCTTGAACTCAGAGGCCAGATTCAGATCACGTATAAAGGATACGTCATTAGAACTAGATCCCTATTTGGTCCAGTGCTTAAAAAGACTGCATGCACTGGACACACAGTTCTCCCTGTCAACTGATTCAAAGtattctccccttctccctccccagtaTCAACTTCAAGTTGTTATTTCTGAAGCTTTAGAGTTTTCCTAGGCATCAGTTGCATTGAAAGAATATTTGCACTTTTACATGTCTGCAGCTGAATAATTAGAAGGCAGACTGTATGTTGCCATCAAGCTAATCCACTCCCAAAGCTTTGAGCTGCCGTTCAATCTCTTCATCTGAAATAGTAGCAGCTTTTGATGTTGATGCAGACGGTAAGCCTCTGGCAGCTGATGGAGCTTTGGCCATCTAGAAGACAACAAAATTTTTCTTTAGTCAAAAGCATATACATTATGACAACCTGAATTCTACAAGAGGACTTTAAAAATAAGGGCTTCTacagtaaactttttttaaaaaaaaggaatgaatggAAAGAAGCATATGAACCGAGTAAAAATCTCCATACCTTTCCAGAGATTTCAATTCCAATCTCATCAAGCACTTGGTTAACAATATCCTGgctttcttcctcttcatctgATGCATCAAAAATATCATCCAGAGTATCATtaacttggaagaaaaataaaaatccacattGCATTATGCAAAAAGATTACAAAAATAACTGAGTACTATCTTTCTGCTCTCCCAGAATATGGCGATAATACCACTGAATAAGACACCAAGAGAAAGAACCGGTACATAGGAGAACTTTTCTTATCTCTGCTTTGCAAAGTATGTGAAATTAGCTAGAGGGACACCAGAGTAAGCCATGACTGCTTTCATAAAATGCTTGGTTTCGGCAAAGTCAttcagttgctttattttttcccgTTGATTTAACTTAAGTCTTAATAGTTCCATAAAAATCCCTTTCTTGTTCTTCCTAACCAAACCAATTGCAAAATTGTTAATTACTCAGCTAATTTCCAAGTGACAAAAATGCAATTCTGAGCTGCTGAGTTGTTCACATCTTGCTTGACAacactgttttgttgttgttagggCCAACACCGTGGTAGGGATAGGAAGGCTAGCAGCACCAGGAAGTTCTGTATGACTTAGTTGACAGTGGACAGATGCAATCAGTAAGGAGGCGGGGTGAAGCTGACTTCTCCTTGCCCTCCAGAAAAGTTGTTTGTGGCTTAAATTAAAAACGGAGAGACATGCACATACAAATCCTGTACCACCACCACATAGGCAAAGCTGAGACGATCAGTaatctttaaattaaattcaaatttaaacGTCCAGCCCCTGAACAGAAAACACCAACAGAACTAATAGCCACAAAAGGCAATTTTTCAAGTCCCCCTGTCAGTTATGCCAACAAGGTTTTGAACCGGTGTCAAGCTCTTTCCTTCTAGTTGGTTCTTTCTAGATGTATGATGGGTGTTTTGCCTGTTGATGGGAGGGAACGGGATTTCTGTATCTATTGCTTCTAGAAAGCATAAGGCAGAGACACACATTGGTGTTTTGCTCTTCATTTGCTGACAATAATCTCATTAATTGTAGAACTAAAACCTCAAGATAGTATTTCTAGCTGGGTCTAACCCTTCAAGAGCGCTGTGGCCTGCAGCTAGCTATTCACTACAGTGCAGAACTTACTCATTTCTTCAGTCATTTCCATCTTCATATTTTCCTTCTGGAAATTCTGCATAGTTTGCAGTGTCTTCTGTGGGTCCATTTTCTTGTTAACTGCTTGCATTGTCTAACAATATTAAAAATTGTTTAATATTAATTGTACAACAAGACATGAGTAAAGGCCAATGTATGTACACAGAAAGAATAAGACTTTTCTAATAAAGGAGTTCAGACCAAGTTTGGCCTTCCTTGCCCTCTTGCGTTCTGTGAGAACTGTGGATACTTGAAGGGTCAGTAAGTACAGTCAGCACCTATTAAGAAATACTGCCATCTATTACAATAATAGGTATGCTTTTAAATGTATGCGTCCTTCTTCCACTGTCCCCCTTTTCCTGGCCTTATATCAGGAAAATCTGCCTGATCTTAGTGAAAAGAATAGGATAGAATTTCCTAACTTGTAAGCTATCCATCTTAAAAAAGATAAAGGGCTGCAGGTTTTTTATTCAGTAAGGAGCATTTTTTTCAACCACCACTAGAGGACAGGCATTCCTCTTGTTTATTTATgctatttcatggaaaaaaatgagttttctctgaaaagcaagtGTCAAGTTGTTCAGGAAGTACTTGTTAGCTTAGGGTGAACCTTTGTACTGGGTAGGGATATCCCTGTCACAATCTAATAAACTTCACTGTTTTTTACCATAAGTATGCAGCACTGCCTTTGCAGCCGCTGGTTTttaatacttccttcttctgtcctaAAAAGCGAGCTACTCTCT from Struthio camelus isolate bStrCam1 chromosome 1, bStrCam1.hap1, whole genome shotgun sequence carries:
- the CHMP2B gene encoding charged multivesicular body protein 2b, whose protein sequence is MASLFKKKTVDDIIKEQNRELRGTQRAITRDRAALEKQEKQLELEIKKMAKTGNKEACKVLAKQLVQLRKQKNRTYAVSSKVTSMSTQTKVMNSQMKMAGAMSTTAKTMQAVNKKMDPQKTLQTMQNFQKENMKMEMTEEMINDTLDDIFDASDEEEESQDIVNQVLDEIGIEISGKMAKAPSAARGLPSASTSKAATISDEEIERQLKALGVD